From one Leptospira andrefontaineae genomic stretch:
- a CDS encoding ATP-binding response regulator, with the protein MSSSSEQPNILIVEDEWLLSFNLQKTLQNLGYKVAGVAANGQDAQSIFKETDPDLVLMDISIEGDMDGIQTAQHIQRIKDVPIVFMTAYTDDSTFMRAMDAASTYAYITKPFQNHQLKSSIEIALRQQKRLGIVKESGKEFKNVIQSISEGAVSLDGEGNIIFLNHSAEELTGWSLEEALGKPGDVVLSFIQTQIGSGEHPDNLGHNLRYIPAVLVRKDDRKIRVGFRVSPIRDEANRIVGSIVTFSELDLLSVSEKRISEMEKVIQSEKRLESIQKLAAGIAHEINNPLMGVINYGNIIRNKKELPADIRNYARVIIEQGERISGIIRNLILFSRSDNEEAAWCKLDDILAGVEGIISELLKSKNLEIAKNIPSDLPDVFLKQNQIKEVLYYLLYFYADGVGSDLKGSTIHFSAGLDDTKSDSEKYLVIRLSGTLNGELDPENAFQPFERIQSDDSRIGMGLSVCYGIIQSNHGKLDVQKSSSGTDFHIRLPVQTK; encoded by the coding sequence ATGAGTTCTTCTTCAGAACAACCGAATATTCTAATCGTCGAAGACGAATGGCTTCTATCTTTCAACCTCCAAAAGACTCTCCAAAATTTAGGTTATAAGGTTGCAGGAGTCGCTGCAAACGGTCAGGACGCTCAATCTATTTTTAAGGAAACGGATCCTGACTTGGTCCTAATGGATATCTCTATCGAGGGGGATATGGACGGGATCCAAACTGCACAACATATCCAAAGGATCAAAGACGTTCCGATCGTTTTTATGACTGCATATACGGACGACTCCACATTCATGAGAGCGATGGATGCTGCTTCTACTTATGCTTATATAACTAAACCATTTCAGAACCATCAACTTAAGTCTTCGATTGAGATTGCTCTTCGCCAGCAAAAACGTTTGGGAATCGTTAAGGAAAGTGGCAAAGAATTTAAGAATGTGATCCAAAGTATTTCGGAAGGTGCAGTCTCTTTGGACGGCGAAGGAAATATTATATTCCTAAATCATTCTGCAGAAGAGCTTACAGGTTGGAGCCTGGAAGAGGCTCTTGGGAAACCGGGAGATGTAGTCCTTTCTTTTATCCAAACCCAAATCGGTTCAGGGGAACATCCCGATAATCTAGGCCATAATCTAAGATATATTCCCGCAGTACTTGTAAGAAAGGATGATAGAAAGATCAGAGTTGGGTTCAGAGTTTCTCCGATCCGGGACGAGGCAAATCGGATCGTAGGAAGTATCGTAACCTTCTCCGAATTGGACCTTCTATCCGTATCCGAAAAAAGGATCTCAGAAATGGAAAAGGTGATCCAATCCGAAAAAAGATTGGAGTCTATCCAGAAATTGGCAGCAGGTATTGCTCACGAGATAAATAATCCTCTTATGGGTGTGATCAATTATGGGAATATCATCCGTAATAAAAAAGAACTTCCTGCAGACATTCGGAACTATGCAAGAGTGATCATAGAACAAGGCGAAAGGATTTCCGGTATTATCCGAAATTTGATCTTATTCTCCCGTTCTGATAATGAAGAAGCTGCTTGGTGCAAACTGGATGATATTTTGGCCGGAGTGGAAGGGATTATCTCCGAATTATTAAAATCCAAAAACCTGGAAATTGCTAAGAATATTCCTTCCGATCTGCCGGATGTATTCTTAAAGCAGAATCAAATTAAAGAAGTATTATATTATCTTTTGTATTTTTATGCGGATGGAGTTGGTTCCGATCTAAAAGGAAGTACGATCCATTTTAGTGCAGGGTTGGACGATACTAAATCGGATTCTGAAAAGTATCTAGTGATTCGCTTATCAGGAACCTTAAACGGAGAACTGGATCCGGAGAATGCATTCCAACCTTTTGAAAGGATACAATCAGATGACTCCAGGATAGGGATGGGGCTTTCCGTTTGTTATGGGATCATTCAATCCAATCATGGAAAACTGGATGTCCAAAAGTCAAGCTCCGGTACCGATTTCCATATCCGCCTTCCAGTCCAAACAAAATAA